From one Nematostella vectensis chromosome 7, jaNemVect1.1, whole genome shotgun sequence genomic stretch:
- the LOC5511893 gene encoding zinc finger FYVE domain-containing protein 21, giving the protein MSSSKQLLKGKSGLRMVSSEAERSPFMLEEPHWEDDALFPNCVKCNRKFDFTHRRHHCRRCGRIYCGGCCDHKVMLERLSFIDPVRVCEECSHVAKREEEFFHKHLKILCNGANFIVDNSAPLTFNCKLEHNTHREILFECDGDAYHEPIELSRLVSVQLIADNPDDRVSGIILKYKERAEVMEVKLHAIGTSEAEKKSGLAWIAAMQRAIKMLFEVGS; this is encoded by the exons ATGTCTTCCAGCAAACAACTGCTAAAAGGCAAAAGCGGGCTAAGAATGGTCTCCTCCGAGGCCGAGAGGTCGCCTTTCATGCTGGAAGAGCCTCACTGGGAAGACGATGCATTG TTCCCAAACTGTGTGAAGTGTAATCGGAAGTTCGATTTCACGCATCGCAGG CACCATTGTCGTAGGTGTGGTAGAATATACTGTGGCGGCTGTTGTGACCACAAGGTGATGTTGGAACGACTGTCATTCATCGATCCTGTCAGGGTTTGCGAAGAATGTTCACATGTCGCAAAGAGGGAAGAAGAGTTTTTtcacaaacatttaaagattCTTTGCAATG GTGCAAACTTCATTGTGGACAATTCAGCCCCTCTCACCTTCAATTGCAAACTGGAACACAACACACACAG GGAGATTCTGTTTGAATGTGATGGAGATGCCTACCATGAACCCATTGAGCTTTCTCGTCTTGTGTCAGTTCAGCTGATTGCTGACAACCCAG ATGATCGTGTAAGCGGCATAATACTAAAGTACAAGGAAAGAGCTGAAGTGATGGAGGTAAAGCTTCATGCAATTGGAACATCAGAAGCTGAGAAGAAGTCTGGATTAGCCTGGATAGCAGCTATGCAGAGG GCAATAAAGATGTTGTTTGAAGTAGGAAGTTGA
- the LOC116618001 gene encoding uncharacterized protein LOC116618001 yields the protein MFKFRGTQLHRKEIYPTLSLILCIVLFSVLVNDFVATKRLETPENTSYGITFLILFMHCVAFCMGALGCVYNGLSDQLVGFYISIASTGLNLAMFMIRIIYEAVFLEFRPEELAHSA from the exons ATG TTTAAGTTCCGAGGAACTCAACTACATCGTAAGGAGATCTACCCGACCTTATCTTTGATCCTTTGCATCGTGTTGTTCAGCGTCTTGGTCAACGATTTCGTCGCTACAAAGAGGCTCGAGACACCGGAGAACACATCTTACGGCATCACATTTCTTATATTA TTCATGCATTGCGTAGCATTTTGCATGGGCGCCTTAGGGTGTGTGTATAACGGGTTATCGGATCAACTCGTAGGATTTTATATAAGCATTGCTTCAACAG GCCTAAACCTCGCCATGTTCATGATCAGAATCATCTACGAGGCAGTATTCTTAGAATTTCGTCCTGAAGAACTGGCACATTCAGCATAG
- the LOC5511860 gene encoding tip elongation aberrant protein 1: MMKKNLSNSAFLLVFIASFKLTKVESTKPETVDHGQWTWVDGSKISNAPNTFNASHKFPGARYGATTWKDRSGNVWMFDGHGQTKPLQELWLFNTKSKSWSLVDDGAKNISRPSPCVHCASCFYQDKVVVFGGVIKRKGKSKAYTWILDLKTTSWTALQDDNPPVRVKQSYWCDASKGILYIYGGDNGAKIIDDMWKFSFKDMAWSSITFSKLPTFPGSRFSATAWENNGTLYLFGGQGELGLMSDLWAFNPLDSSWTKIKGSANASAAGVYNLPGNNLPGKPSLPGCRRDAASWSDKDGNLWMFGGGGCDNTTGRDPGFLSDLWLFNTSTNQWCWAGGLPISEGIPTFGLKMQTRPQNLPGPREAAVRFTLDENLWLFGGSGHDVKGNDGVLNDLWVFGSSYVPPSTEKPQTDTKKLPGDTLDMSYAERVVIALVILAVVMAGMLAIFYRKECNIWCWRQRNPAPKVKYEQIKSGIQVPDV, encoded by the exons ATGATGAAGAAAAACCTGTCAAACTCGGCTTTCTTGCTGGTTTTTATCGCATCTTTTAAACTCACAAAAGTTGAAAGCACAAAACCCGAGACTGTCGACCACG GTCAATGGACATGGGTTGATGGTAGCAAGATCAGCAATGCTCCAAATACATTCAATGCTTCTCACAAGTTTCCAGGCGCCCGTTATGGTGCTACTACCTGGAAAGACAGATCTGGTAATGTCTGGATGTTTGATGGTCATGGTCAGACCAAACCTCTCCAGGAACTCTGGCTGTTCAACACAAAGTCTAAGTCATGGTCCTTAGTTGATGATGGTGcgaaaaacatttccaggCCCTCACCCTGTGTGCACTGTGCATCTTGCTTTTATCAAGACAAAGTTGTGGTGTTTGGTGGTGTGATTAAAAGAAAGGGGAAGTCTAAAGCATATACATGGATTTTGGATTTGAAGACAACATCCTGGACAGCACTTCAAGATGATAATCCCCCAGTTAGAGTTAAGCAGTCATACTGGTGTGATGCAAGCAAGGGCATTCTCTACATCTATGGAGGGGACAATGGTGCCAAAATTATTGATGATATGTGGAAATTCTCATTCAAGGACATGGCCTGGTCATCCATTACTTTCTCCAAGCTACCTACTTTTCCTGGCTCTCGGTTCTCTGCCACTGCCTGGGAAAATAATGGCACTTTGTACCTATTCGGAGGCCAGGGGGAACTCGGACTAATGTCTGATCTATGGGCATTTAATCCTTTAGATTCTTCCTGGACAAAAATCAAAGGAAGTGCAAATGCATCAGCAGCTGGTGTCTATAACTTGCCAGGTAATAATCTTCCTGGGAAGCCAAGCCTGCCAGGGTGTCGACGCGATGCTGCCTCATGGTCAGACAAGGATGGTAACTTGTGGATGTTTGGAGGAGGTGGTTGTGATAACACCACTGGCCGGGATCCTGGCTTCCTCTCAGACCTTTGGTTGTTTAACACCTCAACCAATCAGTGGTGTTGGGCTGGAGGTCTTCCTATAAGTGAAGGGATACCCACATTTGGTTTGAAAATGCAGACAAGACCCCAAAACCTTCCAGGACCCAGAGAGGCAGCTGTCCGCTTTACCCTGGATGAGAACCTGTGGTTGTTTGGGGGATCAGGCCATGATGTGAAAGGTAACGATGGGGTGCTAAATGACCTGTGGGTGTTCGGCAGCAGCTATGTACCACCCAGCACCGAAAAACCTCAGACTGACACCAAGAAGTTACCTGGAGACACCCTTGACATGTCATACGCAGAGAGGGTAGTTATTGCTTTGGTGATCTTGGCTGTTGTCATGGCTGGGATGCTTGCTATTTTTTATCGCAAGGAGTGTAATATTTGGTGCTGGAGACAGAGAAACCCTGCACCAAAGGTCAAGTATGAACAGATAAAGTCAGGAATACAAGTTCCTGATGTGTAG
- the LOC5511892 gene encoding monocarboxylate transporter 3, protein MVLCTSGAPHKQDGPWAWLVLACVFMTGWLSGGVGYSFGVYLPVLMEEFNETRDKAALVCSLQFATFLCLIAVSSQLCERYGCRLICAIGHVISATGFVLSSLPRSIIPLYFSHSLFTAFGSSCIQGSGYLIIGLYFKKHRSLAIGFVASAVGAGAICWGPLAQFLLGFMSWRNIFRLIAGLYVALCFLTIFFDPNVEKDGQERERNVEGRSFFRSMFDLSIWRGPIYATAVLSNMIASFGHHTATIHVVKFALELGVSASEASSLFVFFGSTSVIARIAVGKLCDIKWIKPIYLNQAAEITSGVSTILLTQARSYPGLIVFSIFYGIADGTFRTTLNVLLMNSVGPKRMASAFGQGNMMISFFAASGPALAGLMADHFDSYIPSFYMAGSITIFGSFVYAALLCVRPTADQPANEIEMAPKEDHVYSNSNNACQTEDTHL, encoded by the exons ATGGTGCTGTGCACATCGGGTGCCCCACACAAGCAAGATGGCCCATGGGCGTGGCTGGTGTTGGCCTGTGTGTTTATGACCGGGTGGCTGAGTGGGGGAGTTGGGTACAGTTTTGGTGTCTATCTTCCTGTGCTTATGGAGGAATTCAATGAAACAAGAGACAAGGCTG CGCTCGTCTGCTCACTCCAGTTTGCCACATTTCTATGCCTGATTGCAGTATCCAGCCAACTCTGCGAGCGCTATGGATGTCGGTTAATCTGCGCCattggtcacgtgatctcgGCTACGGGATTTGTGTTGAGCTCGCTGCCTCGTAGCATAATCCCTTTGTACTTTTCGCACAGTCTCTTCACGGCGTTTGGAAGCAGCTGTATCCAAGGGTCGGGATACCTTATCATTGGCTTATACTTCAAGAAGCACCGCTCCTTGGCTATAGGTTTCGTAGCTAGCGCAGTGGGCGCTGGCGCAATCTGTTGGGGACCCTTAGCACAGTTCTTACTCGGGTTCATGAGCTGGAGGAACATTTTCAGGCTGATTGCGGGGTTGTACGTCGCACTTTGTTTTCTGACGATCTTTTTTGATCCTAATGTGGAAAAAGATGGGCAGGAGCGGGAACGAAATGTGGAAGGTCGGAGTTTCTTTCGGAGTATGTTCGATTTATCGATATGGCGAGGGCCGATTTATGCTACAGCTGTTCTTTCCAACATGATCGCGTCCTTTGGACATCACACAGCAACAATCCACGTG GTTAAGTTTGCCTTGGAATTGGGTGTAAGTGCGAGCGAGGCCTCGTCgctttttgtgtttttcgGTAGCACATCAGTCATCGCGCGGATAGCGGTAGGTAAACTTTGCGACATCAAGTGGATCAAGCCGATTTACTTGAACCAGGCAGCGGAGATTACAAGTGGTGTATCCACCATACTCTTGACTCAAGCCCGTAGTTACCCAGGGCTTATCGTATTCTCCATATTCTACGGGATAGCAGATGGCACCTTCAGAACCACGCTGAATGTGCTGTTAATGAATAGTGTTGGGCCCAAGCGAATGGCGTCTGCTTTTGGCCAAGGGAACATGATGATCTCGTTTTTCGCGGCGTCAGGTCCCGCGCTTGCTG GTCTGATGGCTGATCATTTCGACTCATACATCCCATCATTCTACATGGCCGGGAGCATTACCATATTTGGATCATTTGTCTATGCGGCATTGCTATGCGTACGACCAACCGCTGACCAGCCTGCAAATGAAATTGAGATGGCACCAAAGGAAGACCACGTCTACTCAAACAGCAATAACGCCTGCCAAACAGAGGATACGCACTTGTAA
- the LOC5511861 gene encoding zinc finger protein-like 1 homolog codes for MGLCKCPKKKVTNQFCFEHRVNVCEYCLVSSHSRCIVKSYLHWLQDSDYNPVCTLCNGNLSDGDVVRLICYDVFHLSCINNFAQSLPPNTAPAGYTCPNCKNVIFPPEKMVSPVVEQLKQKLSATSWAKAGLGIPVLPEQTQVPSQQMMSNQLPQATQAQSYNKPEVQTQQEMYYKAATASRLEQRPQRDHIIQMSQQAVNPSALPQDGTVSRKIPEKRPEESLNTSVDHDENKYQRRGAIDWFSRWFGNRVNTKKQTYDDPNASLKRTMMIFFLVILAFVTVTVIFTRVGRNAAANDPFLDPRSNPHIRVEKDS; via the exons ATGGGGCTTTGTAAATGTCCGAAGAAGAAAGTCACCAATCAGTTTTGCTTTGAACATCGCGTAAATGTGTGTGAATACTGCCTCGTCTCGAGCCATTCGAGG TGTATTGTTAAGTCCTATCTACACTGGCTCCAAGACAGTGACTATAACCCAGTGTGCACTCTCTGTAATGGCAATCTCTCAGATGGGGATGTTGTCAGATTAATCTGTTATG ATGTATTCCACTTGTCATGTATAAACAACTTTGCTCAGAGCTTGCCACCAAATACAGCACCTGCAGGGTATACTTGCCCTAACTGCAAG AATGTCATATTTCCACCGGAAAAGATGGTCTCCCCTGTTGTAGAGCAACTTAAACAAAAGCTGTCTGCTACTAGCTGGGCCAAGGCTGGtcttgggatacctgtg CTACCAGAGCAAACTCAAGTGCCATCCCAACAAATGATGTCCAATCAATTGCCGCAAG CTACTCAAGCCCAATCTTACAACAAACCTGAGGTACAAACTCAGCAGGAGATGTACTATAAGGCAGCCACAGCATCCCGGCTAGAACAGAGACCTCAGAGGGATCACATCATCCAGATGAGCCAGCAGGCTGTTAATCCATCTGCCTTGCCCCAAGATG GTACAGTATCACGCAAAATACCAGAGAAGCGACCTGAAGAGTCTCTAAATACATCAGTTGACCATGACGAGAACAAATACCAGCGCCGGGGTGCCATAGACTGGTTCTCAAGGTGGTTTGG GAATCGAGTGAACACAAAGAAGCAAACGTACGATGATCCGAACGCGTCACTCAAGCGCACCATGATGATATTCTTCCTGGTAATCCTCGCATTTGTAACTGTCACCGTCATCTTTACACGTGTTGGGAGGAACGCGGCTGCAAACGACCCCTTTTTAGACCCGCGGTCCAACCCGCACATCCGGGTAGAGAAAGACTCGTAG
- the LOC5511858 gene encoding protein rolling stone, translating into MSIQEEFRIRNVLPSHPDLHTFTSSKWMPTGAYLAYRWLLALYISVDVIVDRLFFKRWYSFAFTFWGLITLTLYLNLAAILTTIKYVKTRLNLSDHAGIVSQSGEEGISTPGAAEDETFTPDGYMPKLYKLMWLLFNVCAVNSVIVSVGYWGLLHQKFGRQATIGLIGYLNINSHLINAVIMILDSMIHNVPVRIFHVVYSTIYGLIYFFTTIIVWLASGRVAYFFLDYSKRPGIAAIVIVGGCFVVQPLIQLMHYGLYRGRIWLQGVLLDGTSVGGGGEVTALHMQSVA; encoded by the exons ATGTCAATACAAGAAGAGTTTCGCATCCGCAATGTACTTCCATCCCACCCAGACCTGCATACATTCACTTCATCCAAG TGGATGCCCACTGGGGCGTACCTGGCATATCGCTGGCTCCTTGCACTTTACATTTCTGTTGATGTCATTGTGGATCGCTTGTTCTTCAAACGCTGGTACAGCTTCGCATTCACTTTCTGGGGCCTGATTACACTCACACTTTACCTCAACCTCGCGGCAATCCTCACCACAATAAAATATGTGAAAACAAGGCTTAACCTGTCAGATCACGCTGGCATTGTGTCACAAAGTGGCGAGGAAGGAATATCCACCCCTGGTGCAGCTGAAGATGAAACCTTTACTCCAGATGGATATATGCCAAAATTATATAAGTTGATGTGGCTGTTGTTTAATGTCTGTGCTGTAAATTCAGTTATTGTATCAGTGGGATATTGGGGGCTCCTTCATCAGAAGTTTGGCCGCCAGGCCACTATTGGTCTAATTGGCTACCTCAATATCAACTCACATCTCATCAATGCTGTCATCATGATCCTAGATTCCATGATCCATAATGTTCCAGTCCGAATTTTCCACGTAGTTTACTCAACAATTTATGggcttatttatttttttacaacaaTCATTGTTTGGCTAGCTAGTGGCAGAGTGGCTTACTTTTTCCTGGATTACTCCAAGCGTCCAGGGATTGCCGCCATAGTGATTGTTGGGGGTTGCTTTGTTGTACAGCCTTTGATACAGCTAATGCATTATGGGTTGTATCGTGGCCGTATCTGGCTGCAAGGGGTATTGCTTGATGGTACTAGTGTGGGGGGAGGTGGGGAGGTAACTGCTCTGCATATGCAAAGTGTTGCTTAG
- the LOC5511894 gene encoding uncharacterized protein LOC5511894 — protein MQVQPRSSTHRGYYKKPGSATAGFQFKMADEAWWNRRLSTNQTLLPGVSCHLKVEDLDVIKTAKHELSLLSCNLMKNQLWTEMRILHAVIYKNNNQHKKEKYFQGLKKIHKYLNSLEQMSLGSTLVSLVKQLPKIKQESPPIAGLSLPCVRSVENMLVQFIGAAKLAFQIIEYSKTIFQLVMGQMVLGFFLRFHVVNASCISRLSILLKDFCQNLFDGYKCLFELIKVLRTAQNADLSETLHLPTCLKTWLGTDKSVDEVQSVDEDTVKSTANQSVSLLDKLFAESPVTDNKPRAKSSTMLPSSDSNDVGEVVSLDEYMPHGRLIKEEKCVKESSNSITAPIQNTLERRSLSYKGLAAARHGRHSRGKQGVTKGLYQRKTNKDDRVGHITSLVDFKPKMHRIAKLYQNQLAMLDKEKFQSNDVTSKKLFYSLLRWKHCKRKSFVNRWKQRTGHRIKRSEKTSKVRINNVNAKRKEKLADCSKGCVDHQPVAMKSLMGKNNNAEIEVGTLDLFQSHDTLEQNSKVSTSCKGVDIDDIFNALGV, from the exons ATGCAAGTGCAGCCGAGATCATCAACCCACAGAGGATATTACAAAAAACCCG GCTCAGCAACAGCGGGCTTtcaattcaagatggcggacgaagCGTGGTGGAATCGCCGTCTGTCTACAAACCAAACTCTTCTTCCGGGAGTAAGCTGTCATCTTAAAGTTGAAGATTTAG atGTGATAAAAACTGCCAAGCATGAACTCTCTCTGCTTAGCTGTAATTTAATGAAGAATCAGTTATGGACTGAGATGCGAATACTCCATGCTGTCATCTACAAGAACAACAACCAGCACAAAAAGGAGAAATACTTTCAAGGACTAAAAAAA ATCCACAAGTATTTGAATAGCTTGGAACAGATGTCCCTAGGGAGTACACTGGTATCTCTGGTGAAGCAACTGCCAAA AATCAAACAAGAATCTCCACCCATAGCTGGCCTATCACTGCCTTGTGTGAGATCAGTGGAAAACATGCTTGTGCAATTCATTGGCGCTGCAAAGTTGGCCTTTCAA ATTATTGAGTATTCAAAAACTATATTTCA ACTTGTAATGGGTCAAATGGTGCTGGGCTTTTTCCTGAGATTTCATGTTGTGAATGCTTCTTGTATCAGCAGATTGAG TATCCTGTTAAAAGATTTTTGTCAAAATCTATTTGATGGCTATAAATGCTTATTTGAACTCATCAAAGTCTTGAGAACTGCTCAAAAT GCAGATTTAAGTGAAACTTTACATCTTCCTACTTGCCTGAAGACGTGGTTAGGTACTGACAAATCTGTAGATGAAGTTCAAAG TGTTGATGAAGACACAGTAAAATCCACAGCCAACCAAAGTGTTTCCCTTCTTGATAAACTGTTTGCCGAAAGTCCCGTGACTGATAACAAGCCAAGAGCTAAATCTTCTACAATGCTACCATCATCTGATTCAAATGATGTTGGAG AAGTGGTGTCACTAGATGAGTATATGCCACATGGCAGATTG ATAAAGGAAGAAAAATGTGTAAAAGAATCATCAAACTCAATCACAGCTCCTATCCAGAACACATTAGAGCGGAGGAGTCTAAGTTACAAGGGTTTGGCTGCTGCTAGGCATGGCAGACATTCAAGAGGAAAACAAGGTGTGACCAAAGGGCTTTATCAAAGAAAAACCAATAAAGATGATAGAGTGGGACACATAACAAGTCTTGTGGATTTCAAGCCAAAAATGCACAGAATAGCAAAACTCTACCAAAATCAACTAGCAATGTTGGACAAGGAGAAGTTCCAATCAAATGATGTTACATCCAagaagttattttattcacTTTTGCGCTGGAAACATTGCAAGAGAAAGAGTTTTGTTAACAGGTGGAAACAGAGAACTGGCCACAGGATTAAGAGATCTGAGAAAACATCTAAAGTTAGGATTAATAATGTGAATGCTAAAAGGAAGGAAAAACTTGCTGATTGTAGCAAGGGTTGTGTAGACCATCAACCTGTAGCAATGAAGAGTTTGATGGGTAAAAACAATAATGCAGAAATTGAGGTAGGAACTCTGGATCTTTTTCAAAGTCATGACACTCTTGAACAAAATAGTAAAGTCTCAACAAGTTGTAAAGGGGTTGATATTGATGACATCTTCAATGCTTTAGGTGTTTGA
- the LOC5511859 gene encoding CB1 cannabinoid receptor-interacting protein 1 yields MASARTEERAFKTSLSLTRSEDSSPVFFKVDGERFKETRTLKLQVDSKYKVVLEFRPPQTLAEAAISGGSLKAELKKIDENCSVYEGLFSTQGMPSSKSKDRAYIVLSLKFNTGHEMNVQVQSKLYSVKDNTHVTWGACLKSLDFECKMRDGQSFVSIQKTTFI; encoded by the exons ATGGCTTCCGCCAGGACGGAGGAGCGAGCCTTTAAAACATCATTGTCTCTGACTCGATCAGAAGACTCATCGCCTGTATTTTTCAAAGTGGATGGTGAAAGATTCAAAGAAACTCGAACCTTGAAGTTACAAGTTGACTCCAAGTACAAAGTCGTTCTAGAGTTTCGTCCACCTCAGACTTTGGC TGAGGCAGCTATCTCTGGTGGCTCTTTGAAAGCAGAACTGAAGAAGATAGATGAAAACTGCAGTGTTTATGAGGGTTTATTCTCAACACAGGGTATGCCTTCATCTAAGAGCAAGGACCGTGCATACATTGTACTTTCCCTGAAATTCAATACAGGCCATGAGATGAATGTCCAGGTACAAAGCAAGTTGTATTCCGTGAAAGATAACACCCATGTTACATGGGGTGCATGTCTAAAATCCTTGGATTTTGAATGCAAAATGAGAGATGGACAGAGCTTTGTGAGCATCCAAAAAACAACTTTCATATGA